CTCAAGAAAAGTCTCCTTGCACATCTACAAAGCGTATGTCCTAATTTAAACATCCTTTTTTCCCATGGGGAACACAGCCTTCCAAATATTCTTGTTGCAGCTTTCCCTGAAGTCCCCGCGGAAAGTTTAGCATTTTTCCTACATCAACAAGAAATCTATCCAGGGCTTGGGCATGAGCGCTTTCAGCCCCTCTCACAAGTCTTACAAAACTGTGGAATCTCCCCTTTCCTTTGTCACAGCGCCTTACACTTTTCTTTAACCGAAAGAAATCACGAGGACCAGTTTGCCTCTCTTTCCCAAGCCTTAGGTGAAGGCATCCAATTTTTAACCCCATTAACTACACATGCTCTATGACAATCCCCTTTCAACCTAATGCCTCTTGGGCCACATTTTCAAGCAAAGTCATAAAAAAACTTCTTAAGCCCTACTGTGCAGGCAAATTTACAGAAGAAGATGCTGCCGTCAAAGATGCGTATCTTGCCATTGGGAAACAGGGGCATAAACTTATAGGAAATAGCATTACGTTTTATTGGCTTGTCGATAAGAATCATGGGAAAATCCTGGATGCAAAATTCCAATGCTTTGGTAGTCCCTACCTCATTCCTCTCGCTGAAGTTACTTGTAGCCTTGTGATAGGGAAAAGTTATGCACAAGCCTATAAAATCACCATAGACGATATAGATGAGCTTTTGCGTTCTGATCCTACGAAGCCTGCGTTCCCAGAAGACAGCCTCCCTCTGTACCATTTCATCATAGATGCCCTAGATACTACTATAGAACAGTGTCTTAATATTCCCCTAGAAGACGGATCTCTTCCCCTACGGGAAACTCCAGAGTTTCCTGAGATGGAAGATGCCAATCCTTATGACAAGCACACTTGGGAAGCCATGTCTATAGAAAACAAAATTGCTGTGCTAAGAACCATAACGGAAGAAAAGATTAGTCCTTACATAGCCCTAGATGGAGGGGCAGTTTCTATAAAAACTCTAGAGAACAATATCGTCACTATTGCCTATTCTGGGAACTGTTCTGGCTGTCCCTCTTCCATAGGGACAACATTGAATTCTATAGGGCAGCTACTGCGTACCTATGTCTATCCGGAATTGCAAATTAAAGTCTGCGAAGACTCTTTAACCTTCGCTCAGCACCCCCAGAATATAGATGGACCTTCGCTGTAGAACATTTGTCAATAATTCTTACTTTCTGATAGAGAGGAATAAATGATGACCAAATAGCTTTTGTTTACTTTTTATCAGGCCGCCAGTGTTTCCCCAAATCTTGCGAAAAAAAATCTCAGCATTAGGGATTTCTCCCTTAGGTATGTGCTTGTTAGCAGGAGCTCTCATTTGCCTCTGGGGATTTGGGAAAACTTCCTCCTCTCCAGAAGCCCCAACACCTAAACTTGAGAAATCAGGAGCCTGGCTTAAAATTTCCCAAGCTGGCAACCTCAAGCTCTGCGAAACACTCGCAAAAAAAGAACAACTCGAAAAAGACCTAACGATTTTTCATCCCATAGCCTCAGCAAAAGTCGCTTTAGCATTACCTTCCGACTCTGAAGTTTCCCACCCTTTGAAACTTTCCGTTATCCTTACACTACATAAAGATCAATACCTTACTCCTATGCTACTGTTTTCCATTGCGGATTATCTTTGCAGTAGCTTCCCAGGTCTACGTCATGAAGACATCACCCTCTCCGATAATGAAGGGAATTTCTACACTCCTGAACTTATAGATACAAATTTTCTTCTTCTGTTTTCCTTAGAAAAATACCTCTCCAAAATTTTCCCTAAGGAACACTTTTCCCTCTCTTGTCTCCCGAAAAAAGAGAAGCCTACGCTGCAACTTACAGTAAATAAAACGTTCCTAGAAAAGCTCTCCAAGGAACATGCGACAAAACTTTGGAACCATGCCACACAATACCTCTACCAAAATTATGGCACCAGTCATACAATTCTCAAAGAGCAGCTCCCCTTTACAGGGAAACTCAGGAACCGTCGGGATATCTCCAGATATGTAATTACAGGGCTCATTCTCCTTTCAAGCTTAAGCATTGTTGCTCTTGCGAGTTTGTATCTTGCCTGGCAAGCATATGATCGCATGGATGAACCTCAAAAAATAAAACGAGGAATAAATATCGCAAAACTGGTAGAGATCGTGCAAAAAGAGCCTCCACAAAAGATTGCGTTAATTCTTTCATTTTTAGATCCAGGGAAAGCTGAAGAGCTCTTAAATAAACTTCCTATAGAGATACAACATCAAGTACTGAAATATAAACTTTAGAATTAGGTAGATGGGATGACTCCACAACCCCCTGGTTCTTTTCCCGATACTTGTCCTGAAGATTCCTCTTTAATCTTAGAATGGGAAGCTTCTCTAGATTCCCTTGGACAAGAACTTCCTTCTCAGGATACGGCCTCTCAGGAACTCCTCTCTTTAATCCAACTCTTTAGAAAGCTCTCTATTCATATGCTGGCAGAACTAGAAAAGGTCACCCAAAAGCTCAAGCCCGACCTCCTTGAGCTCGCCTTACTCACCTGCGAAAAGTTTCTCTATAAAAAACTAGAACAACCTCAAGAGCTTTCCTTGCTGCTCTCTGCAGCTCTCAAGAGATTCTCCTCTGTTCGTTCTCTATCTCCACTGAAGATTTTCTTGCATCCTGAGGACCTTAAACACCTTCATGCCTGGATGTCCTGCCATGACCTCCCGCTGATCAAACATGCAGAGTTTCTTCCTGACACAACATGTAAAAAAGCAAGCTATAAAATAGAAACTCCCGAAGGGATCTTAAGGCAAGATATTGGAGAAGAACTCGACCACCTGCTTTCTGTTTTGACCACATGACTTACCTAAACAAAGAGAAAATACATCTCCATCATTGGCAGCCCTACCGCGCGTGCGGCTTGCTATCTCGAGTGTCTGGGAATCTCCTAGAAGCACACGGGTTATCTGCATGCCTCGGAGAACTATGCAAAATCTCTTCAACACAATCTTCAGAACTTCTTGCAGAGGTCATCGGCTTCCACAACCAGACAACCCTGCTCATGTCGCTATCTCCCTTGTATGGAGTTGCCTTAGGAACAGAAGTTCTCCCCTTGCGTCGTCCCCCCTCTTTGCATCTTTCAGATCACCTTCTAGGCAGAGTTTTGGATGGCTTAGGGAACCCTATCGACAACCAAAAAGACCTACCAAAAACCCACCGTAAGCCGCTGATTTCCCCACCCCCTCCCCCTATGACGAGGAAACCGATCCATGAAGTCTTCCCGACAGGAATTAAGGCGATAGATGCCTGTTTAACCCTAGGAAAGGGACAACGCATTGGCGTCTTCTCAGAACCTGGGAGCGGAAAATCTTCTCTTCTCTCTTCTATTGCCTTAGGATCGAAATCCACAATCAATGTGATAGCATTAATTGGAGAGCGTGGAAGGGAAGTTCGTGAATACATAGAGCGCCATAAAGAAGCTCTAAAAAAACATCAAACCGTGATTGTTACAGCCCCCGCACACGAAACTGCTCCTATAAAGATTATAGCGGGTCGTGTAGCCATGACCATTGCAGAATTTTTTCGCGAGCAAGGCCACGATGTACTATTTATTATGGACTCGCTTTCCCGTTGGATCTCGGCTCTACAAGAAGTTGCCCTTGCTCGCGGAGAGACTCTCTCTTCTCACCACTATGCTGCTTCGGTATTCCATCATGTTTCTGAGTTCACAGAGCGCTCAGGAAATAGCGATCAGGGCTCCATCACAGCACTCTTGGCAATTTTGCACTATCCCGATCACCCCGATGTATTTACAGATTATTTAAAGTCCCTTTTGGATGGGCACTTTTTCCTCTCCAACCAAGGACATGCTTTTACCTCTCCCCCCATAGATATCTTATCTAGC
This genomic stretch from Chlamydia pecorum E58 harbors:
- a CDS encoding NifU family protein, translating into MTIPFQPNASWATFSSKVIKKLLKPYCAGKFTEEDAAVKDAYLAIGKQGHKLIGNSITFYWLVDKNHGKILDAKFQCFGSPYLIPLAEVTCSLVIGKSYAQAYKITIDDIDELLRSDPTKPAFPEDSLPLYHFIIDALDTTIEQCLNIPLEDGSLPLRETPEFPEMEDANPYDKHTWEAMSIENKIAVLRTITEEKISPYIALDGGAVSIKTLENNIVTIAYSGNCSGCPSSIGTTLNSIGQLLRTYVYPELQIKVCEDSLTFAQHPQNIDGPSL
- a CDS encoding FliH/SctL family protein, coding for MTPQPPGSFPDTCPEDSSLILEWEASLDSLGQELPSQDTASQELLSLIQLFRKLSIHMLAELEKVTQKLKPDLLELALLTCEKFLYKKLEQPQELSLLLSAALKRFSSVRSLSPLKIFLHPEDLKHLHAWMSCHDLPLIKHAEFLPDTTCKKASYKIETPEGILRQDIGEELDHLLSVLTT
- a CDS encoding type III secretion system protein is translated as MFPQILRKKISALGISPLGMCLLAGALICLWGFGKTSSSPEAPTPKLEKSGAWLKISQAGNLKLCETLAKKEQLEKDLTIFHPIASAKVALALPSDSEVSHPLKLSVILTLHKDQYLTPMLLFSIADYLCSSFPGLRHEDITLSDNEGNFYTPELIDTNFLLLFSLEKYLSKIFPKEHFSLSCLPKKEKPTLQLTVNKTFLEKLSKEHATKLWNHATQYLYQNYGTSHTILKEQLPFTGKLRNRRDISRYVITGLILLSSLSIVALASLYLAWQAYDRMDEPQKIKRGINIAKLVEIVQKEPPQKIALILSFLDPGKAEELLNKLPIEIQHQVLKYKL
- a CDS encoding FliI/YscN family ATPase: MTYLNKEKIHLHHWQPYRACGLLSRVSGNLLEAHGLSACLGELCKISSTQSSELLAEVIGFHNQTTLLMSLSPLYGVALGTEVLPLRRPPSLHLSDHLLGRVLDGLGNPIDNQKDLPKTHRKPLISPPPPPMTRKPIHEVFPTGIKAIDACLTLGKGQRIGVFSEPGSGKSSLLSSIALGSKSTINVIALIGERGREVREYIERHKEALKKHQTVIVTAPAHETAPIKIIAGRVAMTIAEFFREQGHDVLFIMDSLSRWISALQEVALARGETLSSHHYAASVFHHVSEFTERSGNSDQGSITALLAILHYPDHPDVFTDYLKSLLDGHFFLSNQGHAFTSPPIDILSSLSRSAQSLSLPHHYAAAEKLRSLLKVYNEALDIIRLGAYTPGQDKDLDEAMKLIPSIQAFLSQPLTNYCNFDTTIKQLETLLHS